A portion of the Lysinibacillus timonensis genome contains these proteins:
- a CDS encoding thiol-disulfide oxidoreductase DCC family protein, with amino-acid sequence MNEHLIDSHKQSIIFFDGECNFCNSSVQFIIKRDHKGHFRFTSLQSSIAQALLSNYPITAQLDSIILIEKGQLYTESTAVLRICKQLDGLWKGLYILIVIPKPIRNFFYRLFAKHRYRFFGKQNICMIPTPDIRQRFLHIDPQKGDQTNE; translated from the coding sequence ATGAACGAACATCTAATCGATTCACACAAACAGTCCATTATTTTCTTTGATGGGGAATGTAATTTTTGTAATTCGTCCGTTCAATTTATTATTAAACGTGACCATAAAGGCCATTTTCGCTTTACCTCATTACAATCGAGTATTGCACAAGCCCTACTTTCTAATTATCCAATTACAGCACAACTAGATTCCATTATCTTAATCGAAAAAGGACAACTCTACACTGAGTCAACAGCAGTACTTCGGATTTGTAAACAACTCGATGGGTTATGGAAGGGACTATATATTTTGATCGTCATTCCTAAACCAATTCGAAACTTCTTTTATCGTTTGTTTGCCAAACATCGCTATCGTTTTTTTGGAAAACAAAACATTTGTATGATACCGACACCGGATATTCGGCAACGATTTTTACATATAGATCCACAGAAAGGAGACCAAACAAATGAATAA
- a CDS encoding DUF2975 domain-containing protein, translating to MKRGSTLFLKLALILMAIPVLTLCIIGLPWLVNNPVNPNYAHILYPILVGMFLSVFPYFTALYQSFRLLNYIDQNKAFSDISVKALKMIKFCALTFSGLFVLILPFVYIVAELDDAPGLIIIGMVPVFASLVIAVFAAVLQRLLQEAIRIKSENDLTV from the coding sequence ATGAAACGAGGTTCAACTCTGTTTTTAAAATTAGCTCTTATTCTGATGGCGATCCCGGTACTAACTTTATGTATTATCGGCCTACCATGGTTAGTAAATAATCCAGTAAACCCGAATTATGCCCACATATTATATCCCATTTTAGTAGGGATGTTTTTATCAGTGTTTCCATATTTCACAGCATTGTATCAGTCATTTAGGCTTTTAAACTATATTGACCAGAACAAAGCCTTCTCGGATATTTCTGTTAAAGCACTAAAAATGATTAAGTTTTGTGCTCTAACGTTCAGTGGATTGTTTGTGCTCATTTTACCTTTTGTTTACATTGTAGCAGAGCTAGATGATGCACCAGGACTTATCATAATCGGTATGGTACCTGTCTTTGCTTCACTAGTAATTGCAGTCTTTGCAGCTGTTCTTCAAAGACTTTTACAAGAAGCGATTCGTATAAAATCAGAAAATGATTTAACGGTTTGA
- a CDS encoding helix-turn-helix transcriptional regulator, with translation MAIIINIDVMLAKRKMSVTELTEKVGITMANLSILKNGKAKAIRFSTLEAICKALDCQPGDIIEYKEDQNDN, from the coding sequence ATGGCAATCATTATAAATATTGACGTCATGCTAGCGAAAAGAAAAATGAGTGTAACGGAACTTACAGAAAAGGTGGGCATAACGATGGCGAATCTTTCAATTTTGAAGAATGGTAAGGCTAAAGCGATACGATTTTCAACTTTAGAGGCGATATGTAAGGCATTGGATTGTCAGCCTGGCGATATTATAGAATATAAAGAAGACCAAAACGATAACTAG
- a CDS encoding transporter substrate-binding domain-containing protein yields the protein MKKWLSALLLTVSVGALAACGSNDATGTGSDTNAEGSANKLEQIQESGVITIGLEGTFPPFSYHDETGALTGFEYEIAAQIAEDLGVEAKYVETKWDSLIAGLDTDKYDFVINNISITDERKEKYDFTVPYMESVATLAVHSDSEIASLEDFAGKKAAQTVTSNFAQDARDLGAEIVPTENLTNSIELVLQKRADGTIHDRVTFLTYLQEQKDAPIKLIDGKTSSSEIALILNQDNEEFRDALNDIITKRLEDGTFAAISEKYFGENVMYQK from the coding sequence TTGAAAAAATGGTTATCAGCACTACTACTAACAGTTTCAGTTGGAGCGTTAGCAGCGTGCGGAAGCAATGATGCTACAGGTACAGGTTCAGATACAAACGCAGAAGGTAGCGCTAACAAATTAGAACAAATTCAAGAATCAGGCGTAATCACAATTGGGCTAGAAGGAACATTCCCTCCATTTAGTTATCATGATGAAACTGGTGCTTTAACTGGTTTTGAATATGAAATTGCAGCGCAAATTGCTGAAGATCTTGGCGTTGAAGCGAAATATGTAGAAACGAAATGGGATTCTTTAATCGCAGGTCTTGATACAGATAAATATGATTTCGTTATTAACAATATCTCTATTACAGATGAGCGTAAAGAAAAATATGATTTCACAGTTCCATATATGGAATCTGTTGCAACATTAGCAGTTCATTCAGATTCTGAAATTGCAAGTTTAGAAGATTTTGCAGGGAAAAAAGCTGCACAAACGGTTACAAGTAACTTTGCTCAAGATGCTCGTGATTTAGGAGCTGAAATCGTTCCTACAGAGAACTTAACAAACTCAATCGAACTAGTGTTACAAAAACGTGCTGATGGAACAATCCATGACCGTGTAACATTCTTAACATACTTACAAGAACAAAAAGATGCACCGATTAAATTAATTGACGGTAAAACAAGCTCTTCAGAAATTGCTTTAATCTTAAATCAAGATAATGAAGAATTCCGCGATGCATTAAATGATATTATTACAAAACGTTTAGAAGATGGAACATTTGCAGCGATATCAGAAAAATACTTCGGTGAAAATGTAATGTATCAAAAATAA
- a CDS encoding amino acid ABC transporter permease has protein sequence MSRELEIVLNSIWPLLKAGLAVTIPLSLISFAIALVIAVITALVKLSNFKILKFIFSTYVWIFRGTPLLVQLFLVFYGLPKAGITLDPWTAAIITFSLNTGAYASESIRASILSIPKGQWEAAESLGMTYWQVLRRVIAPQTVRISLPPVTNDFIDLVKGTSLAASITIAEMFMIGQQIVAFTYEPLAIYSLVAVIYLIFVSILTIIQGRLEKIASKYI, from the coding sequence ATGAGTCGTGAACTTGAAATTGTATTAAACTCCATATGGCCTCTTTTAAAGGCTGGACTAGCTGTAACAATTCCGCTATCGCTTATTTCCTTTGCGATTGCATTAGTAATTGCCGTAATTACGGCTCTAGTAAAATTATCGAATTTTAAAATATTAAAATTTATCTTTAGTACATATGTTTGGATCTTTAGAGGAACGCCTTTACTAGTCCAATTGTTTCTCGTCTTTTACGGATTGCCAAAGGCGGGAATTACATTAGACCCGTGGACAGCAGCAATTATTACCTTCTCATTAAACACAGGCGCATATGCGTCAGAATCTATTCGTGCATCCATTCTATCGATTCCAAAAGGGCAATGGGAAGCTGCAGAGTCCCTTGGGATGACGTATTGGCAAGTGTTAAGAAGAGTCATTGCTCCACAAACTGTAAGAATTTCTTTACCGCCAGTGACGAATGATTTTATCGACTTAGTAAAAGGGACTTCGTTAGCGGCCAGTATTACCATTGCAGAGATGTTTATGATTGGACAACAAATTGTGGCGTTTACATATGAGCCTTTAGCCATTTATTCGCTTGTTGCAGTGATTTACTTAATTTTCGTTTCGATTTTAACGATTATTCAAGGTAGACTAGAAAAAATTGCTTCTAAGTATATATAG
- a CDS encoding amino acid ABC transporter ATP-binding protein: MVTFKEMNKSFHHHHVLKDINVQFKKGETTVILGPSGSGKSTLLRCINLLEIPQTGTLEIDSLKVDFTQKLSQKEKLIIRQNTAMVFQSFNLFPHMTVLENVIEGPITVLKKDKSSMIQIGEQLLEKVGLLHKKDSFPSQLSGGQQQRVAIARALAMEPKFLLFDEPTSALDPELEGEVLKVLKALAEEQKSMIIVTHNLNFARVAADRILFLENGEILFDGRTVEFFQNTENERIISFIQSMQFI; this comes from the coding sequence ATCGTAACGTTTAAAGAAATGAATAAATCGTTTCATCATCATCACGTGCTAAAAGATATTAATGTACAATTTAAAAAAGGGGAAACGACAGTGATTCTTGGTCCGTCTGGATCTGGTAAATCTACCCTTTTAAGATGTATTAATTTACTGGAGATCCCTCAAACGGGTACACTAGAAATAGATTCATTGAAAGTAGATTTCACTCAAAAATTATCTCAAAAAGAGAAGTTAATCATTCGTCAAAATACGGCTATGGTGTTTCAATCCTTTAATTTGTTCCCACATATGACGGTACTTGAAAATGTTATAGAAGGCCCTATTACAGTATTGAAAAAAGATAAATCAAGTATGATTCAAATTGGTGAACAATTACTTGAAAAAGTTGGATTGTTACACAAAAAGGATAGTTTTCCATCCCAATTATCGGGAGGTCAACAACAACGTGTAGCTATCGCACGAGCGTTAGCGATGGAACCTAAGTTTCTTCTGTTTGACGAGCCTACAAGTGCACTCGATCCAGAATTAGAAGGAGAAGTGTTAAAGGTATTAAAAGCTTTAGCAGAAGAACAAAAGTCCATGATTATTGTGACACACAATTTAAACTTTGCTCGTGTTGCCGCAGATCGTATTCTATTCCTTGAAAATGGGGAAATCCTTTTCGATGGAAGAACAGTGGAATTTTTCCAAAATACAGAGAATGAACGTATCATATCATTTATTCAATCAATGCAGTTTATCTAG
- a CDS encoding S-ribosylhomocysteine lyase encodes MTTEKTNVESFDLDHTKVVAPYVRLAGVKEGEKGDVVTKYDIRFKQPNKGHMEMPSLHSLEHLMADRIRNHSSKVVDLSPMGCQTGFYLSFINHNDYNDVLDILEKTLNDVLAATSVPACNEVQCGWAASHSLEGAQALAKEFLEKRAEWHIVFAE; translated from the coding sequence ATGACAACAGAAAAAACAAATGTAGAGAGCTTTGATTTAGATCATACGAAAGTTGTTGCACCATATGTACGACTTGCAGGCGTGAAAGAGGGAGAAAAAGGTGATGTTGTAACGAAATATGATATTCGCTTCAAACAACCAAACAAAGGCCATATGGAAATGCCATCTCTTCACTCTTTAGAGCATTTAATGGCAGATCGCATTCGTAACCATTCTTCAAAAGTAGTTGATTTATCACCAATGGGATGCCAAACTGGCTTTTATCTATCTTTCATTAATCATAATGATTATAATGATGTACTAGATATTTTAGAAAAAACATTAAATGATGTATTAGCTGCAACTTCAGTGCCTGCATGTAATGAAGTGCAATGTGGTTGGGCTGCTAGCCATAGCTTAGAGGGAGCTCAAGCTCTAGCAAAAGAGTTTTTAGAAAAACGTGCTGAATGGCATATTGTGTTTGCAGAGTAA